From the Sulfuriferula nivalis genome, the window GCAACCACTTCAAGGTAGAGGAATAGCATCAGCAAATCAGTCAGTGTTACTGCTTTACTGGCAAGCATTGCCATGACCTCGCTACTCATTGCAAATACCGTGGCAATGGCAATGACAAGTAGTCCTATATGCTCTATTAGTGAGAGTGCTGAATGATTAAATTGCTGTATACTTTTTTTCATCGGTTTTGTTCACTTTGTTATTTCGTTAATGCCATAAACAACTTGGGCAATTGTTCAGGCAGCCTGGCAATATTATCTATCACCGCATAATGTTTGCCAAATATATCCCCTACATAATCACCTGCTTTTGGATCTAGCGTGATGCAATAGGTGTAAATGCCATCCTGATCCAGCTCGCGAACTGCCATTTTAGCGTCTTCGATGAGTAAGCGTGGATCTTTGGTATCGATATCGGCTGGTTCACCATCGGTTAAGATAAGCAGCAGTTTTTTATCCGCCTGTTGATGAGCGAGATAGTGTCCTGCATGGCGTATGGCAGCGCCCATGCGGGTAGAATAGCCTGCTTGCATCGCAGCAAGACGTGCTTTGACCGGCGTGTCCCAGTGCTCAGAATAACCTTTAATGTGCAAATAACGCACTTCGTGGCGGGTGTTGGAGTGAAAACCAGAAATAGAAAATTTGTCACCCATCTGCTCTATTGCCCAGCCCAGTAAGGTGACTGCCTCCTGGCTTAATTCCAGTTTGCTTTGTTGGCAGCCTTCAGGAATGTCGGCTAAAGAGGCGGATAAATCCAGCAGTAATGATACAGCAATATTGCGCCCGTCATGGCGATGGCTCATGTTGATACGTGGATCAGGCACGGCGCCACTTTTGTAATCTATTAACGATCGAATCGCGACATCCAAATCCAGCTCGGCACCTTCTTCCTGATATCGCAGCCGAACTTTGTTTTGCGGCTTGAGCAGGTCGATAATTTTTTTGAGCTGCTTGGCCAGACTGGCATGTTTCGCCAATATTTTGTCTATGTCATTAGCGTCACCGACTGGATGCAAATGCTCATACACGCTGGCCCAGTCAGGGCGGTAATGTTCTGCACTGTAATCCCATTCTGGATATAGGCGTGGTGGCATGCGGAATTCAGCTTGTTCTTCCGGTTGTGCTTTTTGGGGCTTTTCATCGTATTCTTCTTCATCACCCTCTTCGATAAATTTCCACATCAGTCGATTATCATCACGATAATCGACTTCGGTATCATCAAAAAAAGTTTTGGCACTGAGGTCGCTACCGACACGAGTTTTGGCAATAAATTGCACACCGAGTGTCACCATGTTTTTGGTGCTGCTAATGCCTGTAGCCATTTCAGCGTGAAAGCGAGCCACATAGTCCAGTATGTCTGCATTGGTATAGCCATGCTGTGGGTCGAGAAGTGCGCGTGACAGTGTGTACAGGCGATGTCGTATACATGCATGACCTTCAGGACATGCGCCTTCCTTCGGTGTCGGATGTATGGCTGCCCATAACTTGCGCAATCCTGGGTAGCGCTGCATGGCCAGAAATTCTACGCGTGAATCTTCAAAAACCTCCACCGCCATGCGTTGGAACGGACTCAGGTTGTCGGCAATAACGGGGGTGGTCCAGATGCGATGGGCACTGATATGTGCAAGCAGTGCTCGATAACGATCTATGCCACGCACACCTGTCATGTCATCGTACACGTCCGGTAAATGTACACCTAGTGCGTCAAAATAAGGGATGGGTTTGCGTATTTCATCAAATGCCAAAGAGTAAGGTACGAAATTGGCATCGGCTTGCCATAGGCCGCGCAAATATAAATCTAGTTGACGCTCGCTATCCGTAAATAGCGTGCCATGACGCTCGCGTTGCATTACGGCTCGGCTGTCAGCTGTTTTAAGCAGGAAGTATTCGCGCTGGCGGTCGGGGTCGTTAGCATAGGCTTTAATGCCATAATCTACCCAGTTACGTAGTCCACCAAAAGATAATGTGCCAAACAAAAATGGTGCTGTACTCAGAAATTCAACCAGGCAAACGCTTGTGTACATGGAGTCAATTCCGTGTACTTTGGGGCTGGTACGCTCCATGGTCAGCCAGACAAGGTGAAAATACTCATTGAAAAGTGCCCGGCTTTCCAGTGCGCGTGCTGCTGCTGCCAGGCTTTGCAAGAATGGCGCGATGGCTTTGCTGTTTGGGGTGCGGGTGAGCTT encodes:
- a CDS encoding nitric oxide reductase activation protein NorD, which translates into the protein MTDTLIDEIKALSCGFARVQSVFPDCFAYAQKRLSPLALTAYIDGARTLCKMGRGEEPVLAFLEETPEVAVLLGEEIINDVVAFVQKLTRTPNSKAIAPFLQSLAAAARALESRALFNEYFHLVWLTMERTSPKVHGIDSMYTSVCLVEFLSTAPFLFGTLSFGGLRNWVDYGIKAYANDPDRQREYFLLKTADSRAVMQRERHGTLFTDSERQLDLYLRGLWQADANFVPYSLAFDEIRKPIPYFDALGVHLPDVYDDMTGVRGIDRYRALLAHISAHRIWTTPVIADNLSPFQRMAVEVFEDSRVEFLAMQRYPGLRKLWAAIHPTPKEGACPEGHACIRHRLYTLSRALLDPQHGYTNADILDYVARFHAEMATGISSTKNMVTLGVQFIAKTRVGSDLSAKTFFDDTEVDYRDDNRLMWKFIEEGDEEEYDEKPQKAQPEEQAEFRMPPRLYPEWDYSAEHYRPDWASVYEHLHPVGDANDIDKILAKHASLAKQLKKIIDLLKPQNKVRLRYQEEGAELDLDVAIRSLIDYKSGAVPDPRINMSHRHDGRNIAVSLLLDLSASLADIPEGCQQSKLELSQEAVTLLGWAIEQMGDKFSISGFHSNTRHEVRYLHIKGYSEHWDTPVKARLAAMQAGYSTRMGAAIRHAGHYLAHQQADKKLLLILTDGEPADIDTKDPRLLIEDAKMAVRELDQDGIYTYCITLDPKAGDYVGDIFGKHYAVIDNIARLPEQLPKLFMALTK